The following proteins are co-located in the Pedobacter sp. FW305-3-2-15-E-R2A2 genome:
- a CDS encoding ABC transporter permease produces the protein MFKLNLKIAFRNIWKNRSASFINIAGLAFGLAGFILILLYLNYETGYDKWSPKLKNVYKVGVHFRVGAADEWWETMPASFISLIREKSPDVESASITGWGNEVVEHDRQFYYELNARQADSTFFSTFPFTFLQGDINTVLNQPKSVVVNKKTALLLFGTEQVLGKTIKLGLKKEVHTITGVWDNEKNRTHFWADVITPMSMPKDEHWGNFSYNSYIRLKDGVDPDIALPKLTRLFMDAKARWTARNANKVINTKGLLTIAEAQAILNEGRDSKTELIYEPVGSVYTSSVFYGKSKTTMMYVLSALAIFLLVIACINFTNLAIAHAGKRAREIGVKKVLGVEKRMLVVQFLFETFLQTTCAFLLGLTLVELLLPYFNSLLGTQLSFFAAGNAFILFLQVSVVFILVTLCAGLYPAVYFSGFLPVKVLKGNFDRSARGVLIRKVLVVTQFVITCTFIICFAVMFSQLKFMRSKDVGLQRAQVLSVNVQTDRIKEMPADKFEQIRQRLKRIEGVKQVTLSSRSPWGNGGSSGDLNYLGQNLMVQDYYVGFDYFETLGAVLKSGRAFSNANFRADTTNVGSVVNEAMVKALGLKKPIGTVYERGGVNYRILGVVKDFNDQGFETEVKPSHFIVSARWYQYGNLLLSIHAENPQETLKKISEEWAKIEPGLPIRSQWLDDSFAKNMKDYQRQGVLMQVFSIATLCIALLGLFALATYNAKVRTREIAVRRVLGASTSGILKLLNKEFVGLVALANMIAFVIAYILMNKWLNGFAYRIEVPVLLFVLTGFLSLSLTILTVSWQAYKATMTNPVDALKYE, from the coding sequence ATGTTTAAACTCAACTTAAAGATTGCCTTCCGTAATATCTGGAAAAACAGGAGCGCTTCATTTATCAATATTGCCGGATTGGCGTTTGGCCTGGCCGGTTTTATTCTGATTCTATTGTACCTGAATTATGAAACAGGCTATGATAAATGGTCTCCAAAACTGAAGAACGTTTATAAAGTAGGTGTACATTTTCGCGTAGGTGCTGCAGATGAATGGTGGGAAACGATGCCCGCAAGTTTTATTTCTCTGATCAGGGAGAAATCTCCGGATGTGGAGAGCGCGAGCATTACCGGCTGGGGAAATGAAGTCGTTGAACATGATCGTCAGTTTTATTATGAACTCAATGCCAGACAGGCAGACAGTACCTTTTTCAGCACTTTTCCATTTACTTTCCTTCAGGGAGATATCAATACGGTACTCAATCAGCCAAAGAGTGTGGTCGTCAACAAGAAAACCGCATTGCTGTTATTTGGAACGGAGCAGGTATTGGGGAAAACCATAAAGCTGGGTTTAAAGAAAGAAGTTCATACCATTACCGGGGTTTGGGACAATGAAAAGAACCGGACCCATTTCTGGGCAGATGTCATTACCCCCATGTCTATGCCGAAAGACGAGCATTGGGGCAATTTCAGCTACAATTCTTACATCCGGTTAAAAGATGGGGTAGATCCGGATATAGCGCTTCCTAAACTTACCCGATTATTTATGGATGCAAAGGCACGCTGGACGGCCAGGAATGCAAATAAGGTCATAAATACAAAAGGATTACTAACTATAGCTGAAGCACAGGCAATTCTGAATGAAGGAAGGGACAGTAAAACAGAGCTGATCTATGAGCCGGTCGGCAGCGTTTATACGAGTTCTGTTTTCTATGGCAAAAGCAAAACCACCATGATGTATGTTTTGTCGGCACTGGCTATATTTTTGCTCGTTATCGCCTGTATCAATTTCACCAATCTGGCCATTGCCCATGCCGGGAAACGTGCCCGTGAAATTGGGGTAAAGAAAGTATTGGGTGTAGAAAAAAGAATGCTGGTGGTTCAGTTTCTGTTCGAGACTTTTTTACAGACCACCTGTGCTTTTTTATTAGGATTAACACTGGTGGAGTTGCTGCTGCCTTATTTCAATAGCTTATTAGGTACCCAGCTCAGTTTCTTTGCTGCCGGGAATGCATTCATCTTGTTTCTGCAAGTAAGTGTGGTTTTTATTCTGGTGACCCTTTGTGCCGGTTTGTATCCGGCAGTTTATTTTTCCGGATTTTTGCCGGTTAAGGTGTTGAAGGGAAATTTTGACCGTAGTGCCAGAGGGGTGCTCATCAGAAAGGTGCTCGTAGTGACCCAGTTTGTGATTACCTGTACTTTTATCATCTGTTTTGCTGTTATGTTTAGTCAGCTTAAGTTTATGCGAAGCAAAGATGTTGGTTTACAAAGGGCTCAGGTCTTGTCTGTTAATGTACAAACGGATCGGATCAAAGAGATGCCTGCAGATAAATTTGAACAAATCCGCCAAAGGCTGAAACGTATTGAAGGGGTAAAGCAGGTTACGCTTTCCAGTCGTTCTCCCTGGGGCAATGGTGGCAGTTCGGGGGATTTAAATTACCTTGGGCAAAACCTGATGGTACAGGATTATTATGTTGGTTTTGATTATTTTGAAACGCTGGGTGCTGTTTTAAAGAGTGGCAGAGCCTTTTCCAATGCAAATTTTCGGGCAGATACGACTAATGTCGGCTCAGTGGTAAATGAAGCGATGGTAAAAGCGCTGGGCCTCAAAAAACCTATTGGAACCGTTTACGAACGTGGAGGGGTAAACTACCGGATTCTTGGTGTCGTGAAAGATTTTAATGATCAGGGCTTTGAGACTGAAGTAAAACCGTCACATTTTATTGTGAGTGCACGCTGGTATCAATATGGAAACCTGCTGTTAAGTATTCATGCTGAAAATCCTCAGGAAACTTTAAAAAAGATCAGCGAAGAGTGGGCAAAGATCGAACCTGGCTTACCAATAAGATCTCAGTGGCTCGACGATTCTTTTGCTAAAAATATGAAGGATTACCAGCGTCAGGGTGTCTTGATGCAGGTGTTTAGCATCGCCACACTTTGTATTGCCTTACTTGGGCTCTTTGCTTTGGCCACTTATAATGCCAAGGTCAGAACCCGGGAAATTGCAGTCCGAAGGGTTTTGGGCGCTTCTACTTCCGGAATTCTAAAGCTCCTGAATAAAGAGTTTGTAGGATTGGTTGCGCTGGCAAATATGATTGCCTTCGTGATTGCCTATATTTTGATGAACAAATGGCTGAATGGTTTTGCCTACCGCATAGAGGTGCCTGTTCTGTTGTTTGTGCTGACCGGATTCTTATCGCTGTCGCTCACCATCCTTACGGTAAGCTGGCAGGCCTATAAAGCAACGATGACCAATCCTGTCGATGCCCTGAAATATGAATAA
- a CDS encoding MFS transporter — protein MEKTLPNPNINIAAPFSGYQKLVIALLAFLQFTIVLDFMVLAPLGDFLMKSLSITPKGFGLVVSAYAFSAGASGILAAGFADKFDRKQLLLFFYTGFIIGTLCCAMSTTYEMLLGARIVTGLFGGVIGAISMTIVTDLFAVHQRGRVMGFVQMAFAASQILGIPVGLYLANIWGWHAAFFMIVGLAILIGLTILIKVKPIDQHLAVQSDKNAFLHLWHAVSNRSYQTGFLATAFLSVGGFMLMPFGSAYLINNIKITQTELPMVFMLTGVASIIMMPLIGKLSDKVDKFMIFSAGSVLAVVLILIYTNLSPVPLWEVVVLNMILFMGIMSRMIPATTLTMSIPDMKDRGAFMSVNASLQQVAGGIAALCAGLIVTQETKSSPLQHYDTLGLVVSVMVLICGIFVYKVSVMVKKKEQQS, from the coding sequence ATGGAAAAAACACTCCCTAACCCCAATATTAATATAGCTGCCCCTTTTTCGGGCTATCAAAAGCTGGTGATCGCCCTGTTGGCTTTCCTCCAGTTTACCATCGTGCTCGACTTTATGGTCCTGGCACCCCTGGGCGATTTTCTAATGAAATCATTGTCCATCACCCCGAAAGGTTTCGGCCTGGTGGTTTCTGCTTATGCGTTTAGCGCCGGTGCATCGGGAATCCTTGCCGCGGGTTTTGCAGATAAATTTGACCGTAAACAGCTTCTGTTATTCTTTTATACCGGATTCATTATTGGTACTTTATGCTGTGCCATGTCTACTACTTATGAAATGTTGCTTGGTGCAAGAATTGTAACGGGTTTATTCGGTGGCGTAATCGGAGCGATCTCCATGACCATCGTAACCGATCTTTTTGCCGTTCATCAACGTGGTCGTGTGATGGGCTTTGTACAAATGGCCTTTGCAGCCAGTCAGATTCTGGGAATTCCGGTAGGACTTTACCTGGCCAATATCTGGGGATGGCATGCCGCCTTCTTCATGATTGTAGGGCTGGCCATTCTGATCGGCCTGACGATTCTGATTAAGGTGAAACCAATTGACCAGCACCTTGCTGTTCAATCGGATAAAAATGCCTTTTTACACCTATGGCATGCCGTTTCTAACCGATCTTATCAAACCGGTTTTTTGGCTACAGCTTTTCTAAGTGTCGGCGGATTTATGCTGATGCCATTTGGAAGTGCTTACCTGATCAATAACATTAAAATTACCCAGACTGAATTGCCAATGGTATTCATGCTGACCGGAGTGGCCTCTATCATTATGATGCCCCTGATTGGTAAGCTGAGTGATAAAGTAGATAAGTTTATGATCTTTTCTGCAGGATCGGTCCTTGCCGTGGTATTGATCCTGATCTACACCAATCTGAGTCCTGTTCCGCTCTGGGAAGTGGTGGTCTTGAACATGATCCTTTTTATGGGCATCATGAGCCGGATGATTCCGGCAACCACGCTAACGATGAGTATTCCGGACATGAAAGACCGGGGTGCCTTTATGAGTGTGAATGCTTCTTTACAGCAGGTAGCAGGTGGAATAGCTGCCTTATGTGCCGGATTGATCGTTACTCAGGAAACAAAAAGCAGTCCCCTGCAACATTATGACACCCTTGGTCTGGTCGTTTCTGTCATGGTTTTAATCTGTGGAATTTTCGTATACAAAGTGAGTGTAATGGTTAAAAAGAAAGAGCAGCAAAGCTAA
- a CDS encoding TetR/AcrR family transcriptional regulator, protein MRIRDVNKVELVKEKAIELLVKVGFEGFTMGKLAKECGISVATLYIYYKDKDDLILQVGMEETERMSAMMLEDFDPEAPFAVGLRQQWKNRAKCMLGNPLSVQMMEQLRTSTYQEKIFERLIETFKSTLGKFMHNAVQRGEIEAMPLETYWSVAFAPLYNLIRFHNEGRSMGGRPFVLTDDVLWGTFDLVLKALKK, encoded by the coding sequence ATGCGTATCAGAGATGTAAATAAAGTAGAGTTGGTGAAGGAAAAGGCGATCGAGTTGCTCGTTAAGGTCGGTTTCGAGGGATTCACCATGGGTAAATTAGCCAAAGAATGTGGCATTTCAGTAGCGACACTTTACATTTATTACAAAGATAAGGACGACCTGATCCTCCAGGTAGGGATGGAAGAAACGGAACGAATGAGCGCCATGATGCTGGAAGATTTCGACCCCGAAGCCCCTTTTGCCGTTGGCTTGCGGCAACAATGGAAAAACAGGGCAAAATGTATGTTGGGAAATCCGCTGTCCGTGCAGATGATGGAACAACTGCGAACCTCCACCTATCAGGAAAAGATTTTTGAGCGCCTGATTGAAACCTTTAAATCCACTTTGGGCAAATTCATGCACAATGCCGTACAAAGAGGAGAGATAGAAGCAATGCCATTGGAAACCTACTGGTCTGTAGCCTTCGCCCCTTTGTATAACCTGATCCGGTTCCACAATGAAGGACGAAGCATGGGCGGCAGACCATTCGTATTAACCGATGACGTGCTTTGGGGAACCTTTGATCTCGTATTAAAAGCTTTAAAAAAATAA
- a CDS encoding DUF417 family protein, translated as MKNYSKFGYGLSVIGVALVLIWIGIFKFTHTEADAIKGLVEHSFLMSWMLNISSLQGVSNFIGVFEIGTGLLLIGSFWNKTLGKIGGSLSILIFLTTISFLFTTPGVWRSVEGVPITDFFILKDLTLLGVSLQVLDQSLSNT; from the coding sequence ATGAAAAATTATTCAAAATTTGGCTACGGCCTTAGTGTCATCGGAGTTGCCCTTGTCCTGATTTGGATCGGGATCTTTAAATTCACCCATACAGAAGCAGATGCAATTAAAGGGCTTGTAGAGCATAGTTTCCTGATGAGCTGGATGCTGAACATCTCCTCCCTTCAGGGGGTGTCTAATTTTATCGGCGTCTTTGAAATCGGGACCGGACTCTTGTTGATCGGTTCCTTCTGGAATAAAACCCTGGGGAAAATCGGAGGCAGCTTGTCTATCCTCATCTTTCTGACCACAATTTCCTTCCTGTTTACCACACCCGGAGTTTGGCGTTCGGTGGAAGGGGTGCCGATTACGGATTTCTTCATCCTGAAAGACCTGACCCTATTGGGGGTTTCGTTACAGGTGCTGGATCAAAGTCTCTCTAATACCTAA